One genomic window of Solanum dulcamara chromosome 12, daSolDulc1.2, whole genome shotgun sequence includes the following:
- the LOC129876243 gene encoding uncharacterized protein LOC129876243, giving the protein MLLRMTMQSFCAEIQNQFIFYKVVVRPAMLYGAECWPVKVSHVQKMKVAEMRMLRWMCGHTGSDRIRNEAIRDKVGVVPVEDKMRETRLRWFGHLKRRVPEAPVRRCERLAMDGFRRGRGRPKKYWGEVIRQDMTHLRLTEDMTLDRRVWRTHIRVEG; this is encoded by the exons ATGTTGCTCAGAATGACAATGCAG AGTTTTTGTGctgaaatacaaaatcaattcatattttacaaagtggtggttagaccagctatgttatatggggcggagtgttggccagttaaggtctcacacgtgcaaaagatgaaagttgccgagatgagaatgttgagatggatgtgtgggcataccgggagcgacaggattagaaatgaggctattcgagacaaggtaggagtggtcccggtggaagacaagatgcgtgaaacgcgactgagatggtttgggcatttgaagaggagagtcccagaggcaccagtgcggagatgtgagaggttggccatggatggtttcagaagaggtaggggtaggccgaagaaatattggggagaggtgatcagacaggacatgacacatttacgacttaccgaggacatgaccttagataggagggtgtggaggacacatatcagggtagaaggctag